Proteins encoded within one genomic window of Mya arenaria isolate MELC-2E11 chromosome 13, ASM2691426v1:
- the LOC128215219 gene encoding uncharacterized protein DKFZp434B061-like, giving the protein MAVCYSRVIHVLWVSTKQLVRITPPDSNLNKAILISKRNKTTITAIPNKTTHTNNPNKTPLTANPNKRTLTNTSNKTTCITNLFTTTLTTNPNKTPLTAIPNKTPLTAIPNKTPLTAIPNKTTLTTNPNKTPLTDIPNKTTLTTNPNKTTLTAIPNKTLLTAIPNKTPLTAIPNKTPLTTNPNKTPLTAIPNKTPLTTNPNKTPLTAIPNKTPLTAILNKTSLTTNPTKTPLTAIPNKTPLTAIPNKTLLTTNPNKTPLTAIPNKTPLTAILNKTPLTTNPNKTPLTAIPNKTPLTAIPNKTLLTTNPNKTPLTAIPNKTPLTAIPNKTTLTTNPNKTPLTTPLTTKPNKAPLTANPNKTSLTNKTPLTANPNKTTLTANPNKTPLTTKPNKAPLTANPNKTTLTAKPNKTSLTTKPNKAPLTANPNKTTLTANPNKTPLTTKPNKAPLTANPNKTTLTAKPNKTPLTTNPNKTILTTNLFTTTLTTIPAGHHSQPTQTRQDSQPIFSRQHSQPSQQDTTLSRPKQDKTHNQP; this is encoded by the exons CAACTTAAACAAGGCAATACTCATATCCAAACGAAACAAGACAACAATCACAGCCATCCcaaacaagacaacacacacaaacaacCCAAACAAGACACCACTCACAGCCAACCCAAACAAGAGAACACTCACAAACACCTCAAACAAGACAACATGCATAACCAATCTTTTCACGACAACACTCACAACCAACCCAAACAAGACACCACTCACAGCCATCCCAAACAAGACACCACTCACAGCCATCCCAAACAAGACACCACTCACAGCCATCCCAAACAAGACAACACTAACAACCAACCCAAACAAGACACCACTCACAGACATCCCAAACAAGACAACACTAACAACCAACCcaaacaagacaacactcacAGCCATCCCAAACAAGACACTACTCACAGCCATCCCAAACAAGACACCACTCACAGCCATCCCAAACAAGACACCACTCACAACCAACCCAAACAAGACACCACTCACAGCCATCCCAAACAAGACACCACTCACAACCAACCCAAACAAGACACCACTCACAGCCATCCCAAACAAGACACCACTCACAGCCATCCTAAACAAGACATCACTCACAACCAACCCAACCAAGACACCACTCACAGCAATCCCAAACAAGACACCACTCACAGCCATACCAAACAAGACACTACTCACAACCAACCCAAACAAGACACCACTCACAGCCATCCCAAACAAGACACCACTCACAGCCATCCTAAACAAGACACCACTCACAACCAACCCAAACAAGACACCACTTACAGCAATCCCAAACAAGACACCACTCACAGCCATACCAAACAAGACACTACTCACAACCAACCCAAACAAGACACCACTCACAGCCATCCCAAACAAGACACCACTCACAGCCATCCCAAACAAGACAACACTAACAACCAACCCAAACAAGACACCACTCACA acaCCACTCACAACCAAGCCAAACAAGGCACCACTTACAGCTAACCCAAACAAGACATCACTCACAAACAAGACACCACTTACAGCTAACCcaaacaagacaacactcacAGCCAACCCAAACAAGACACCACTCACAACCAAGCCAAACAAGGCACCACTTACAGCTAACCcaaacaagacaacactcacAGCCAAGCCAAACAAGACATCACTCACAACCAAGCCAAACAAGGCACCACTTACAGCTAACCcaaacaagacaacactcacAGCCAACCCAAACAAGACACCACTCACAACCAAGCCAAACAAGGCACCACTTACAGCTAACCcaaacaagacaacactcacAGCCAAGCCAAACAAGACACCCCTCACAACCAACCCAAACAAGACAATACTCACAACCAATCTTTTCACGACAACACTCACAACCATCCCAGCAGGACACCACTCACAGCCGACCCAAACAAGACAAGACTCACAACCAATCTTTTCACGACAACACTCACAACCATCCCAGCAGGACACCACTCTCAGCCGACCCAAACAAGACAAGACTCACAACCAACCTTAA